In Pontimonas salivibrio, the sequence TCACTGAAGTGTTCTCGCACCGTGTGGTTGAACAAGATCAAACCAATCACGGTCACCGCCGGGACCGCTACGGCGAGCGCCACTAGGGGAATACCAAATTCCCCACTGTCGCTCGCAAGACCCACACCCATTTGCAGCACCTGCCACACCAGTGACGCACTTCTGGCCGCTGTGGCACCACGCCACAGTCCCACCGTGACCGCTGCCAGGGCCACGGCAAAGCCGGCGACAATGAGCGTCAGGAAAATTGCTGACCCATAAGAATCCGGTGTGGCAATGAACAGCTCGACCACCAGCACACCGGCGGCAACGAGCAGCGCGAGTGTTTCCAGGGCGGAAATTCCCACCACAACCCTTAATGGAGTCTGAGAATTTTCCGACTTAGCCAAAACTTTTATCCTTCAACTCTTGATTGAAGCCCGGGAATGTGTCAGTCTAGCTCCTAGTCTTCGCGACGTTCACATCGGAGTGGGCGGACTGTGGGTCCCAAAGCGAACAAATCTGGCTCCCACTCCGAGGCCGCGAGACGACACGGATTCGAATGGCGAATCCCAGACAATACAAGGAGCAACACCATGGACTGGCGTGACCGAGCTGCCTGCCTAACCGTCGACCCGGAACTTTTCTTCCCCGTGGGCAACACTGGACCTGCCGTTGAGCAGATCGACCGCGCAAAAGCTGTGTGCTCGACCTGCCCGGTCACCGAATACTGCCTGC encodes:
- a CDS encoding WhiB family transcriptional regulator, which produces MDWRDRAACLTVDPELFFPVGNTGPAVEQIDRAKAVCSTCPVTEYCLQYALDTNQDSGVWGGLSEDERRALKRRAARARRAS